In Salinibaculum sp. SYNS191, the genomic window GGCGTCGCGGCGCTTGCCGTGAATCTCGTGGTCGTAGCGCCGGAGGAAGTACGGTATCCAGCCCAGTCCCGCCTCCTCAGCGACGAAGGTGAGGTCCGGGAACAGTTCGGGCACGCCGTTCGTGAGCATCGTCGAAAGGTTCCACATGTGTTCTGCGCCGTGGAGCGGGACGTGCACGTCGATGTAGCGTTTGGTCCAGCGCCAGTGATGCGGAAAGTTCGCCATCAGGCCGTTGCCAGCGTTGTGCATCAAGACAGGAAAGCCCGCCTCCTCGGCGGCCTCGTAGATGGGGAAGTAGTGTTCCCGACCGAGCGGCGGGAGCGCGCCGGCCGTCGGGAGCATGACGCTGATAATCTGGTCCTCACTGGCGCGGTTTCGAATCTCCTCGGCGGCCTCCTCGGGTCGCTGGGGCGCGACGACCATCGACCCGGTCAGGCCGGGGTCCTCGTCGAGAATTGCATCGAGCAACCACTCGTTGTACGCCCGCATGAGCGCGGCGGCGAGTTCGTCGTGGTGGACGAAGCTCAGCCGGAGATTCTGCCCCGGCGAGAGCACCACCTTGTCGACGCCGAGGAGGTCCATCGCTCGGCGGATCGCTTCAGGGCTTCTGAGGTCGTCCATCTCGGCTTTCTCCGTCGTGACGCGGGTGAGAAAGCCCGCCGACGGGTAGACGTTGCTGAGGTAGGTCTCCGACCCGCCGACGTTCAACATCCCGTCGAACGGGTCTTCGATGTACGGCAAGATGTCTTTCTCCGATTCCGTGAGATGAAAATCCGTGTCCACGATGGTGTCGACACCCTCGACGAGTCGGTTGCTAGTGTCTCCCATGCGTTCACGTTCACGAGCGAGAATCAAATACTCTTCTATCGGCGTGACCGACACCCGGAGTGAAACACTGACGACCAGTCGCCGGAGCAACCGGGATACTTTTATTCTCCTCCACAGAAACAGTCGTTGTGGTAACGAATGACACTCTTAGAAGCTGAGATGATAGA contains:
- a CDS encoding amidohydrolase family protein, producing MGDTSNRLVEGVDTIVDTDFHLTESEKDILPYIEDPFDGMLNVGGSETYLSNVYPSAGFLTRVTTEKAEMDDLRSPEAIRRAMDLLGVDKVVLSPGQNLRLSFVHHDELAAALMRAYNEWLLDAILDEDPGLTGSMVVAPQRPEEAAEEIRNRASEDQIISVMLPTAGALPPLGREHYFPIYEAAEEAGFPVLMHNAGNGLMANFPHHWRWTKRYIDVHVPLHGAEHMWNLSTMLTNGVPELFPDLTFVAEEAGLGWIPYFLRRYDHEIHGKRRDAPKLKKKPSEYVYDQFYFTSQPVEGADDPEYVASIIDLFDGQTNLMFSSDYPHPDFDYTDDLVRTIRAEFGEEALNNIYGGTAMEVFDF